A stretch of the Bordetella genomosp. 8 genome encodes the following:
- a CDS encoding amidohydrolase family protein, protein MADWKTHGDMSLPPQTADEDDPPVLHPPRLDPAWYTARPEPAIEPELAIIDAHFHFSDHWAGYGLDDQLRDVGGGHRIDATIFMQVGWKYWTSGPAHLRPVGETEAVVALAEEAAARGATTRVAAGIVGYADLLLGDAVTEILEAHVDAGKGRFRGVRCSAARHRSFKFGVLPRPPVGLYACPGFRAGLRRLAAMGLVFDAWIYHPQLAEVLDLARAVPEAMIVLDHIGGILGVGDYAGRGDEAWREWMKSIRALAACPNVFVKIGGYGIATFGHRTESLSSPPSSAALAELWRPSAEVVMEAFGSHRCMFESNFPVDRSSGNYCTVWNAFKRIAAGAGEQEKNDLFSGTAARVYRI, encoded by the coding sequence ATGGCTGACTGGAAAACGCATGGCGACATGAGCCTTCCGCCGCAAACCGCCGACGAAGACGACCCGCCGGTGCTGCATCCGCCGCGCCTGGATCCTGCCTGGTACACGGCGCGGCCCGAGCCGGCGATCGAGCCGGAGCTTGCCATCATCGACGCGCATTTCCACTTCTCCGATCATTGGGCGGGCTATGGCCTGGACGACCAGCTACGGGACGTGGGCGGAGGACACCGGATCGACGCCACGATATTCATGCAGGTCGGCTGGAAGTACTGGACGAGCGGGCCGGCGCATCTGCGACCGGTCGGCGAAACAGAGGCCGTGGTGGCCCTGGCTGAAGAAGCCGCGGCGCGTGGCGCGACGACCAGGGTCGCGGCCGGGATCGTCGGATATGCCGACCTGCTCCTGGGCGACGCGGTAACGGAGATCCTCGAAGCCCACGTCGACGCGGGAAAGGGGCGGTTCCGGGGCGTGCGGTGTTCGGCGGCGCGCCATCGATCGTTCAAGTTCGGCGTGCTGCCCCGGCCACCCGTCGGTCTTTACGCGTGTCCCGGGTTTCGCGCCGGCCTGCGCCGGCTGGCCGCCATGGGCCTGGTCTTCGATGCCTGGATCTACCACCCCCAACTGGCTGAAGTCCTTGACCTGGCGCGGGCCGTGCCCGAGGCCATGATCGTCCTGGACCACATCGGCGGCATTCTCGGGGTCGGCGACTACGCCGGGCGTGGCGACGAGGCCTGGCGGGAATGGATGAAGTCGATCAGGGCGCTGGCGGCGTGCCCCAACGTGTTCGTCAAGATAGGGGGCTATGGCATCGCGACCTTCGGCCACAGGACGGAATCGCTGTCGTCGCCGCCATCCTCCGCCGCGCTGGCCGAACTGTGGCGGCCGTCGGCGGAAGTGGTCATGGAAGCGTTCGGCTCGCACCGCTGCATGTTCGAAAGCAATTTTCCCGTCGACCGTTCGTCCGGCAATTACTGCACCGTCTGGAACGCGTTCAAGCGCATCGCCGCGGGCGCCGGGGAACAGGAGAAGAACGACCTGTTCTCCGGCACCGCGGCCAGGGTCTACCGGATCTGA
- a CDS encoding SDR family oxidoreductase — translation MAYTILVTGASSGFGAMTARALARAGHVVYASMRETAGRNAPRVREIVEWSATHGSETRADLRPLELDVQSESSIEAAVAQVLAESGRLDVVVHNAGHMAFGPAEAFTPAQFAQLYDINVLGTQRVNRAVLPVLRRQGRGLLLWVGSSSHRGGTPPYLAPYFAAKAAMDALAVSYAGEVARWGIETSIVVPGAFTKGTNHFAHAGSPADQACQAEYDAGPTHGLADEILTNLAACEPPDADPASVARAIVDVVDAPYGSRPFRVHIDPSDDGCAVVGPVADRIRAEFLRRVNLGDLLSPRIDKETAHGRQ, via the coding sequence ATGGCCTACACCATCCTGGTGACCGGCGCATCGTCCGGTTTTGGCGCGATGACGGCCCGCGCGCTGGCGCGGGCGGGGCATGTCGTCTACGCATCGATGCGCGAAACGGCGGGCCGCAACGCGCCGCGCGTGCGCGAGATCGTCGAGTGGTCCGCGACGCACGGGTCTGAAACGCGGGCCGACCTGCGGCCGCTCGAGCTGGACGTCCAGTCGGAATCGTCAATCGAAGCGGCGGTCGCGCAGGTGCTGGCGGAAAGCGGCCGGCTGGACGTGGTGGTGCATAACGCCGGGCATATGGCGTTCGGGCCGGCCGAGGCCTTCACGCCGGCACAGTTCGCCCAGCTTTACGACATCAACGTGCTGGGCACGCAGCGCGTGAATCGCGCGGTGCTGCCGGTGCTGCGCCGGCAAGGGCGCGGCCTGCTGCTGTGGGTCGGCAGTTCCAGCCACCGCGGCGGCACGCCGCCCTATCTTGCACCGTACTTCGCCGCCAAGGCCGCGATGGACGCGCTGGCGGTCAGTTATGCGGGCGAAGTGGCGCGCTGGGGAATCGAAACCAGCATCGTCGTGCCGGGTGCGTTCACCAAGGGCACCAACCATTTCGCGCATGCCGGCTCGCCCGCCGACCAGGCATGCCAGGCGGAATACGATGCCGGGCCCACCCACGGGCTGGCCGACGAAATCCTCACCAACCTGGCGGCCTGCGAGCCGCCCGATGCCGACCCCGCCAGCGTCGCGCGGGCCATCGTCGACGTCGTGGACGCGCCTTATGGCAGCCGGCCCTTCCGCGTGCACATCGACCCATCGGATGACGGCTGCGCCGTGGTCGGGCCGGTGGCCGACCGCATCCGCGCCGAGTTCCTGCGGCGCGTCAACCTGGGCGACCTGCTGTCGCCGCGCATCGATAAGGAGACTGCTCATGGCCGGCAATAA
- a CDS encoding DUF1097 domain-containing protein — MAGNNLGKHMKVVLGESIVASSAATVSTLALELPVWAMFVGWIAFFTRGLNLRSGLVNLACVLMGVALGIGAAHVLGALAPLLGDYAISAVVVAVTAVALSLARLPVFNNLLGFFLGLVAYFASHMPPTPATFSSLGLAAALGGVAAFCAHAWQRRINAAGQPRS; from the coding sequence ATGGCCGGCAATAATCTGGGCAAACACATGAAGGTCGTGCTGGGTGAATCGATCGTCGCCTCATCGGCCGCCACCGTCAGTACGCTGGCCTTGGAGCTGCCGGTGTGGGCGATGTTCGTCGGCTGGATCGCGTTCTTCACCCGCGGCCTGAACCTGCGCAGCGGGCTGGTGAACCTGGCCTGCGTGCTGATGGGCGTTGCCCTGGGCATAGGCGCGGCGCATGTGCTGGGCGCGCTGGCGCCGCTGCTGGGCGACTATGCGATCAGTGCCGTCGTGGTGGCGGTCACCGCCGTGGCCCTGTCGCTGGCGCGTCTGCCCGTGTTCAACAATCTGCTGGGATTTTTCCTGGGGCTGGTGGCGTATTTCGCATCGCACATGCCACCGACGCCGGCGACCTTCTCCAGCCTGGGCCTGGCGGCCGCCCTGGGCGGCGTCGCCGCGTTCTGCGCCCATGCGTGGCAGCGTCGCATCAACGCAGCGGGGCAGCCGCGGTCGTAG
- a CDS encoding LysR substrate-binding domain-containing protein has protein sequence MRNLDLDLLRTLAAIDQAQTFSAAAERLHRTQSAITQQMQRLESIVGLPLFEKQGRNKLLSPHGRKLVDYARHMLAINDEAMRAMQDGQLEGELRLGAPHDVAETLLPTVLTHITRWSPRVRLEIRVDRSPFLMNALRAGELDLTISTRFDPAYEGVILRTSPTAWIASASYVHDANLPVPLVLADEPSLFRRLALNALEQARVPWQTNYVAPNLVGIRAAVRAGLGVTARSIEFLGPDMRVLGEKDGLPPLPDANYFLWMRSDLINPLTRYVFDMLIAKMGLTDRGTPAASVQARQF, from the coding sequence ATGCGCAATCTGGACCTGGACCTGCTGCGTACCCTGGCTGCCATAGACCAGGCCCAGACCTTCTCGGCGGCCGCCGAGCGGTTGCACAGAACCCAATCGGCGATTACCCAGCAGATGCAGCGGCTGGAAAGCATCGTCGGGCTGCCCCTGTTCGAAAAGCAAGGCCGCAACAAGCTGCTGTCGCCGCACGGACGCAAGCTGGTGGATTACGCGCGCCACATGCTGGCCATCAACGACGAAGCGATGCGCGCGATGCAGGATGGCCAACTGGAAGGCGAGCTGCGCCTGGGCGCCCCGCATGACGTCGCCGAAACCCTGTTGCCGACGGTGCTGACACACATCACCCGCTGGTCGCCACGCGTCAGGCTGGAAATACGCGTCGATCGCAGCCCCTTCCTGATGAACGCGCTGCGCGCCGGGGAACTGGACCTGACCATCTCCACGCGCTTCGATCCCGCCTACGAGGGCGTCATCCTGCGCACGTCGCCCACCGCCTGGATTGCATCCGCCAGCTATGTCCACGACGCCAACTTGCCGGTCCCGCTGGTGCTGGCGGACGAGCCCAGCCTGTTCCGCCGGCTGGCCCTGAATGCGCTGGAACAGGCGCGCGTGCCCTGGCAGACCAACTACGTCGCGCCCAATCTGGTCGGCATCCGCGCCGCGGTGCGCGCCGGCCTGGGCGTGACCGCGCGCAGCATCGAATTCCTGGGGCCGGATATGCGCGTACTGGGCGAAAAGGACGGCCTGCCGCCCCTGCCGGACGCCAATTACTTCCTCTGGATGCGCAGCGACCTGATCAATCCCCTGACGCGCTATGTCTTCGACATGCTGATCGCCAAAATGGGCCTGACCGATCGCGGTACGCCGGCCGCCAGCGTGCAGGCGCGGCAGTTCTGA
- the metC gene encoding cystathionine beta-lyase translates to MDEQYKPGTRLLRAGRPHRGWVNTPVTRASTFIYENVQQWRDTRARREKERLLSYGARGTDSTHALEDALVELEGGYRAKAYPTGQAAIAVVLLAYLKSGDHVLITDAVYEPVRRFCAEQLSRWGIAFSYYQPDGSDLADQIRPNTRMIYAECPGSLVYEMMDLPAVADLARRHDCWLAVDNTWGSGLLYRPLALGADISVCAATKYLGGHADVMMGTVVTNERAWAPLERATVDMGQTVGADDAYLVLRGLRSMPARLAMHERHALRVAEWLQSRPEVARVLCPALPDHPGHALWERDCTGTNGLLSIEFARGIQDADVERMIDAFRLFGLGASWGGFESLCVPAYMTRARTVADWSGRGAVLRLHIGLEDPEDLIADLDQAMAALKR, encoded by the coding sequence ATGGATGAACAGTACAAGCCTGGCACGCGGCTGCTGCGTGCCGGGCGGCCGCATCGCGGCTGGGTCAACACGCCCGTCACCCGCGCCAGCACCTTTATCTACGAGAACGTGCAGCAGTGGCGCGACACGCGCGCGCGCCGCGAAAAGGAACGCCTGCTGTCCTACGGCGCGCGCGGGACCGACAGCACGCATGCGCTGGAAGACGCGCTCGTCGAGCTGGAAGGCGGCTATCGCGCCAAGGCCTACCCGACGGGCCAGGCCGCCATCGCGGTGGTGCTGCTGGCCTATCTGAAGTCCGGCGACCACGTACTGATCACGGATGCGGTGTACGAACCGGTAAGGCGCTTCTGCGCCGAACAACTGTCCCGCTGGGGCATCGCCTTCAGCTACTACCAGCCCGACGGCAGCGACCTGGCGGACCAGATCCGTCCCAATACCCGCATGATCTATGCGGAATGTCCGGGTTCGCTGGTCTATGAAATGATGGACCTGCCGGCGGTCGCGGACTTGGCGCGACGCCACGATTGCTGGCTGGCGGTGGACAACACCTGGGGCTCCGGCCTGCTGTATCGGCCGCTGGCGCTGGGCGCCGATATCTCGGTCTGCGCGGCGACCAAATACCTGGGCGGCCACGCCGACGTCATGATGGGCACGGTGGTCACCAACGAAAGGGCCTGGGCGCCGCTGGAGCGGGCCACTGTCGATATGGGCCAGACCGTGGGCGCCGACGATGCCTACCTGGTGCTGCGCGGCCTGCGCTCCATGCCGGCGCGGCTGGCCATGCACGAACGCCACGCGCTGCGCGTCGCGGAATGGCTGCAAAGCCGTCCGGAGGTGGCGCGAGTCCTTTGCCCCGCCTTGCCCGACCATCCCGGCCACGCGCTGTGGGAGCGGGATTGCACCGGCACCAACGGCCTGCTTTCAATCGAATTCGCGCGCGGCATCCAGGACGCGGACGTCGAGCGCATGATCGATGCCTTCCGCCTGTTCGGCCTGGGCGCATCGTGGGGCGGCTTCGAAAGCCTGTGCGTGCCGGCCTATATGACCCGTGCGCGCACCGTGGCGGACTGGTCGGGGCGCGGGGCGGTATTGCGGCTGCATATCGGCCTGGAAGATCCCGAGGACCTGATCGCCGACCTGGACCAGGCCATGGCCGCGCTGAAACGCTGA
- a CDS encoding rhodanese-like domain-containing protein, producing MTQPPTDDTSIPRIDAATLKRWLHDGAEIGLLDVREHGQYGEGHPFLAVSLPYSRLELEAPRLLPRRTARLVAFDDGDGVAPRAAAALRGLGYTDVHVLQGGAPAWRAAGFTLFAGVNLPSKTFGELAEHICHTPRISATDLADRQRKGDKLVVLDGRPFTEYAKMNIPGGICCPNGELALRIPDLVPDADTTIVINCAGRTRSIIGAQTLINLGLPNPILALENGTQGWYLADLPLEHGSRRRHSEAMPAQALPALRERAEALVRQYGVDTVDAVQVRAWLADAGRTTYLCDVRTPEEYAAGTLAGAQHAPGGQLIQATDQYVGVRNARIVLLDGEGVRAPVVGSWLKQMGWDVHVLRDGVEADLPKTRSTASGASPALPAIATAALAAAQRDGAVLLDLRPGMAYRKGHIAGALWSIRPRLHTLDLPRGARVVLLAAESAVAALAARDLAALGITQVQANCDGVDAWRASGLAIEATDDVPADKECIDYLFFVHDRHDGNKAAARQYLAWETNLIHQIDEQERSIFRFPAGSAAA from the coding sequence ATGACCCAGCCACCTACCGACGACACGTCCATTCCGCGCATCGACGCCGCCACGCTGAAACGCTGGCTGCATGACGGCGCCGAAATCGGCTTGCTGGATGTGCGCGAGCACGGCCAGTATGGCGAAGGCCATCCCTTCCTGGCGGTGTCCCTGCCTTACAGCCGCCTGGAGCTCGAAGCGCCGCGCCTGCTGCCGCGCAGGACGGCCCGCCTGGTCGCATTCGACGACGGCGACGGGGTGGCGCCGCGCGCCGCGGCGGCGCTGCGCGGCCTGGGCTACACGGACGTCCACGTGTTGCAGGGCGGCGCGCCGGCCTGGCGAGCCGCGGGCTTTACCCTGTTCGCGGGCGTCAACCTGCCCAGCAAGACCTTCGGCGAACTTGCCGAACATATCTGCCACACGCCGCGCATCAGCGCCACCGACCTGGCGGATCGCCAGCGCAAGGGCGATAAGCTGGTGGTGCTGGACGGCCGCCCGTTCACCGAATACGCCAAGATGAACATTCCTGGCGGCATCTGCTGCCCGAACGGCGAGCTGGCCTTGCGTATCCCGGACCTGGTTCCCGATGCCGACACTACCATCGTGATCAACTGCGCGGGCCGCACGCGCAGCATCATCGGTGCGCAGACGCTGATCAACCTGGGTCTGCCGAATCCCATCCTGGCGCTGGAAAACGGCACGCAGGGCTGGTACCTGGCCGACCTGCCGCTTGAGCATGGCTCCCGCCGCAGGCACTCCGAAGCCATGCCGGCGCAGGCGCTGCCCGCGCTGCGCGAGCGAGCCGAGGCGCTGGTGCGCCAGTACGGCGTCGATACCGTGGATGCCGTCCAGGTCCGCGCGTGGCTGGCGGATGCCGGCCGCACCACCTACCTGTGCGACGTGCGTACGCCCGAGGAATACGCCGCCGGCACGCTGGCGGGTGCGCAGCATGCGCCGGGCGGCCAATTGATCCAGGCCACCGACCAGTACGTCGGCGTGCGCAATGCGCGCATCGTGCTGCTGGATGGCGAAGGCGTGCGTGCCCCGGTGGTCGGCAGCTGGCTGAAGCAGATGGGATGGGATGTGCATGTGCTGCGCGACGGCGTCGAGGCGGACCTGCCGAAGACCCGCTCGACGGCGTCCGGTGCGTCTCCGGCCCTGCCCGCCATCGCCACGGCCGCGCTGGCCGCCGCGCAGCGCGATGGCGCGGTCCTGCTGGACCTGCGGCCCGGCATGGCCTACCGCAAGGGCCACATCGCCGGCGCGCTCTGGTCCATACGCCCCAGATTGCACACCTTGGACCTGCCGCGCGGCGCGCGTGTCGTCCTGCTGGCCGCCGAGTCCGCGGTGGCCGCGCTGGCCGCGCGCGACCTGGCGGCGCTGGGCATCACGCAGGTCCAGGCGAACTGCGACGGCGTGGACGCCTGGCGCGCGAGCGGGCTGGCCATCGAAGCCACCGACGACGTGCCGGCCGACAAGGAATGCATCGACTACCTGTTCTTCGTCCATGACCGCCATGACGGCAACAAGGCCGCGGCGCGCCAATACCTGGCATGGGAGACCAACCTGATCCATCAGATCGACGAACAGGAACGATCGATATTCCGTTTTCCGGCCGGTTCCGCCGCGGCTTGA
- a CDS encoding ABC transporter substrate-binding protein, protein MRSTAMLFAAAVAAATMSAGVAHADALDTVKARGKLICGTQSASVPYAYQDTATRSFVGYDVDMCAALAKGLGVALEHKPLSTEARIPELKMDRVDVVAGSMAYLPERAQQVDYSLQYLQGSIKVLVRKNSGIASLKDLAGRKVCASKGSSSAAIAARVLPNSQVLSFQDVASCYLGLQNEKVDGFTAGELILKRFELDSQKAGTPVVLLPEPTYVEHIGVVVNKGNPKLLAAVNKVIQDMDKDGTLDAMYTKWLGADSIYKLTRTFKVEPVDAE, encoded by the coding sequence ATGAGAAGCACTGCAATGCTGTTTGCCGCCGCGGTGGCGGCCGCCACCATGAGCGCCGGCGTGGCCCACGCCGACGCGCTGGATACCGTCAAGGCGCGTGGCAAGCTGATCTGCGGCACGCAGAGCGCCAGCGTGCCCTACGCCTACCAGGACACGGCCACCCGCAGCTTCGTCGGCTACGACGTCGATATGTGCGCCGCCCTCGCGAAGGGCCTGGGCGTGGCCCTGGAGCACAAGCCGCTGTCCACCGAGGCACGCATCCCGGAGCTGAAGATGGACCGCGTGGACGTGGTTGCCGGTTCCATGGCCTACCTGCCGGAGCGCGCGCAACAGGTCGACTACAGCCTGCAATACCTACAGGGCAGCATCAAGGTGCTGGTGCGCAAGAATTCCGGCATCGCGTCGCTGAAGGACCTGGCCGGCCGCAAGGTATGCGCGTCCAAGGGGTCGAGTTCCGCGGCCATCGCCGCCCGCGTGCTGCCGAATTCGCAGGTCCTGTCCTTCCAGGACGTGGCGTCCTGCTACCTGGGCCTGCAGAATGAAAAGGTCGATGGCTTCACCGCCGGCGAACTGATCCTGAAGCGCTTCGAACTGGATTCGCAGAAAGCTGGCACGCCCGTGGTGCTGCTGCCCGAGCCGACCTACGTCGAACACATCGGCGTGGTGGTGAACAAGGGCAATCCCAAGCTGCTGGCCGCCGTCAACAAGGTGATCCAGGACATGGACAAGGACGGCACGCTGGACGCCATGTACACGAAGTGGCTGGGCGCGGATTCCATCTACAAGCTGACCCGCACCTTCAAGGTCGAGCCGGTGGACGCCGAGTAA
- a CDS encoding amino acid ABC transporter permease gives MHFDFAFLAGGNYGAILLAGALTTVRLFAGAWILGFAIALVLTVLRTIPWRPLQLLVAAFVEYHRNVPTVVQIMVWYFGMPQVLPDGMRLWINRGDTEFLFGLIALSLNVSGFMSEDIRAGLRAIPGTQIEAARSVGLGAWGALRHVMLPQAVRIAVPPLINRSLILFKDTSLAMVIGVGELTYQVKAIENQTFRSFEVFAVSTTLYLAASLALMGLGAWFGRRYPPAYRR, from the coding sequence ATGCACTTCGATTTCGCTTTCCTGGCCGGCGGCAACTACGGCGCGATATTGCTGGCGGGCGCGCTCACCACCGTGCGCCTGTTCGCCGGGGCATGGATACTGGGCTTCGCCATCGCCCTGGTGCTGACCGTCCTGCGCACGATACCGTGGCGCCCCTTGCAGCTGCTGGTGGCCGCTTTCGTCGAGTACCACCGCAACGTGCCCACCGTGGTGCAGATCATGGTGTGGTACTTCGGCATGCCGCAGGTGCTGCCCGACGGCATGCGCCTGTGGATCAACCGCGGCGATACGGAGTTCCTGTTCGGTTTGATCGCGCTCAGCCTGAACGTCAGCGGCTTCATGTCGGAAGACATACGGGCCGGCCTGCGCGCCATTCCCGGCACGCAGATCGAGGCCGCGCGTTCGGTGGGCCTGGGCGCCTGGGGCGCGCTGCGCCACGTGATGCTGCCGCAGGCGGTGCGCATCGCCGTGCCGCCGCTGATCAATCGTTCGCTGATCCTGTTCAAGGACACCAGCCTGGCGATGGTGATCGGCGTCGGCGAGCTGACCTACCAGGTCAAGGCGATCGAGAACCAGACCTTCCGATCCTTCGAAGTGTTCGCCGTGTCGACCACCCTGTACCTGGCGGCCTCGCTCGCCTTGATGGGCCTGGGCGCGTGGTTCGGCCGGCGTTATCCGCCGGCTTACAGGAGATGA
- a CDS encoding amino acid ABC transporter permease, whose product MWQILHDYGLMFLVGAWPQGPLGGIAATLILAGAGLGISFPLAICLGLARTSTYRALRWPATAWVYAFRGVPLIMIIFWAYFVLPLLTGATVPAFATALCAIVLYESAFLGEIVRAGLEGLPPGQTEASRALGLSYGQAMRYVILPQALANMIPSLVNQFVSTIKATSIVYVIGVQELTFAAQQVNSMETSRALQTFLVLAALYFVPCFALSRVAARLERGLASRRLRAA is encoded by the coding sequence ATGTGGCAGATCCTGCATGACTATGGCCTGATGTTCCTGGTCGGCGCGTGGCCCCAGGGCCCCTTGGGCGGCATCGCCGCCACGCTGATCCTGGCCGGCGCGGGGCTGGGCATCTCGTTCCCGCTGGCCATCTGCCTGGGCCTGGCGCGCACCAGTACGTATCGCGCCCTGCGGTGGCCGGCCACCGCCTGGGTGTATGCCTTTCGCGGCGTGCCCTTGATCATGATCATTTTCTGGGCGTATTTCGTCCTGCCGCTGCTGACCGGCGCCACGGTGCCGGCCTTCGCCACCGCGCTGTGCGCCATCGTGCTGTACGAATCGGCCTTCCTGGGCGAGATCGTGCGCGCCGGCCTGGAAGGCCTGCCGCCCGGGCAGACGGAAGCCTCGCGCGCGCTCGGGCTGAGCTATGGGCAGGCCATGCGGTACGTGATCCTGCCGCAGGCGCTGGCCAACATGATTCCGTCGCTGGTCAACCAGTTCGTATCGACCATCAAGGCGACGTCCATCGTCTACGTCATCGGCGTGCAGGAACTGACCTTCGCCGCCCAGCAGGTCAACAGCATGGAGACGTCCCGCGCCCTGCAGACCTTCCTGGTGCTGGCGGCCCTGTATTTCGTGCCCTGCTTTGCGCTGTCGCGGGTGGCGGCGCGCCTGGAGCGCGGCCTGGCGAGCAGGCGCTTGCGCGCCGCCTGA
- a CDS encoding amino acid ABC transporter ATP-binding protein encodes MIELDNVQKWYGSYHALDSIHGRVEPGQVVVVCGPSGSGKSTMIRTINRLEPIQGGAIRVAGQDIHAAGRDINALRAGIGFVFQQFNLFPHLSVADNIMLSPLRVAGMPRERAAALARDLLAKVGLEHKYDAMPASLSGGQQQRVAIARALAQHPPLILFDEPTSALDPEMVGEVLSVMKQLAAEGMTMVVVTHEMGFAREVADRIWFMDQGRILEDTTPEQFFTSPEHPRARKFLADILH; translated from the coding sequence GTGATAGAACTCGACAACGTACAGAAATGGTATGGCAGCTACCACGCGCTGGACAGCATCCACGGGCGCGTGGAGCCGGGGCAGGTCGTGGTGGTGTGCGGTCCGTCCGGTTCGGGCAAGTCGACGATGATACGGACCATCAACCGGCTGGAGCCGATACAGGGTGGCGCCATCCGTGTCGCCGGCCAGGACATCCATGCGGCGGGCCGCGACATCAACGCGCTGCGTGCCGGCATCGGCTTCGTCTTCCAGCAGTTCAACCTGTTTCCGCACCTGTCGGTGGCGGACAACATCATGCTGTCGCCGTTGCGCGTGGCGGGCATGCCGCGCGAGCGGGCGGCCGCGCTGGCGCGCGACCTACTGGCCAAGGTCGGCCTGGAACACAAGTACGACGCCATGCCCGCCAGCCTGTCGGGCGGACAGCAGCAGCGCGTGGCGATCGCCCGCGCCCTGGCGCAGCACCCGCCGCTGATCCTGTTCGACGAGCCCACCAGTGCCCTCGACCCGGAAATGGTGGGAGAGGTATTGTCCGTCATGAAGCAGCTGGCCGCCGAAGGCATGACCATGGTGGTGGTCACCCATGAAATGGGCTTCGCGCGCGAAGTGGCGGATCGCATCTGGTTCATGGACCAGGGCCGTATCCTGGAAGACACCACGCCCGAGCAGTTTTTCACCAGCCCGGAACACCCGCGTGCGCGCAAGTTCCTGGCTGACATCCTGCACTGA
- a CDS encoding tripartite tricarboxylate transporter substrate binding protein — MQFKSITALGAAALCAAAISSAQAAFPDPAVPVRIVVGFPPGGGADVLARAAALGVSKALNTNVMVENRPGASGIIATDYVARAKPDGYTLYIATPGSLTILPSLQKVPYNPAKDFTPISLLVTMPNVLVTSPNSGINSIKDLIARAKTGKDVTYASGGNGTIGQMAAEQFNMMAGIRMRHIPYKGTTPALTDVASGLVEVTFSDPSVKTLVQGGKLKALGVTTTSASGEFPGAPPIGEAVPGYELTNWYGVIAPAGVPADVVEKLNKAFAQAMANPEIVKQLAASGMTATSDTPAQFGELMTKERAKWADLVKKADIRLD, encoded by the coding sequence ATGCAGTTCAAGTCGATCACCGCGCTCGGCGCGGCCGCGTTGTGCGCGGCGGCCATTTCGTCGGCCCAGGCCGCCTTTCCAGATCCGGCCGTGCCGGTCCGCATCGTTGTCGGATTCCCGCCCGGCGGCGGCGCGGACGTGCTCGCGCGTGCCGCCGCGCTGGGCGTTTCCAAGGCGCTGAACACCAACGTAATGGTGGAAAACCGGCCCGGCGCCAGCGGCATCATCGCCACCGACTACGTGGCGCGGGCCAAGCCCGATGGCTATACGCTCTACATCGCCACGCCCGGCTCGCTGACCATCCTTCCCAGCCTGCAGAAAGTGCCATACAACCCGGCCAAGGATTTCACGCCGATCTCGCTGCTGGTGACGATGCCGAACGTGCTGGTCACCAGCCCGAATTCGGGCATCAACAGCATCAAGGACCTGATCGCGCGGGCCAAGACCGGCAAGGACGTCACCTACGCGTCCGGCGGCAACGGCACGATAGGCCAGATGGCGGCGGAGCAGTTCAATATGATGGCCGGCATACGCATGCGCCATATTCCGTACAAGGGCACGACGCCCGCGCTCACGGACGTCGCCAGCGGGCTGGTGGAAGTGACGTTCTCCGACCCGTCGGTGAAGACGCTGGTGCAGGGCGGCAAGCTCAAGGCGCTGGGCGTGACCACCACGTCGGCATCCGGCGAGTTTCCCGGCGCGCCGCCCATCGGCGAGGCGGTGCCCGGCTACGAGCTGACGAACTGGTACGGCGTCATCGCGCCCGCGGGCGTGCCGGCCGATGTCGTCGAAAAGCTCAACAAGGCGTTCGCGCAGGCGATGGCGAATCCGGAGATCGTCAAGCAGCTGGCCGCGTCGGGCATGACCGCGACCTCGGATACGCCGGCGCAGTTCGGCGAGCTGATGACCAAGGAGCGTGCCAAATGGGCGGATCTGGTCAAGAAGGCCGACATTCGACTTGATTGA